The proteins below come from a single Triticum aestivum cultivar Chinese Spring chromosome 5D, IWGSC CS RefSeq v2.1, whole genome shotgun sequence genomic window:
- the LOC123119715 gene encoding UNC93-like protein 3 isoform X2: MDARRDDEEAAAPLLAAPASRSHAADVHVLSAAFVCLFSAYSAAQNLQSTVNDEGDLGTVSMGVLYTSFTLFAAAASPVVRWLGASRALVIGTSGYLLFILANLVPTWYTMVPASLYLGFTASIIWVGQGTYLTSAALSHARDNSLPDGPTLGSFNGEFWGVFASTQVIGNLISLALLRNGKDGGSITGKNLLFVVFLGCMIIGIVLMCLLSKRDEKRDNASTHSSFGAMLKYIVAPLKDRRMILLIPLIAYSGLQQAFVWAVFTKSIVTPVLGISGVGGAMAIYGASDVVCSLVAGRFTSGLHSATFIVSVGAIVQAVVLFWLLLFYSPVEGLLGAAIPLFIGALWGVGDGVLNTQLSALLGLLFEDVKEAAFAQLKVWQSGAIAVIFFLSPSITLQAMLILMAASLVVSFGLFLLLTLVVEKPSSIRA; this comes from the exons ATGGACGCCCGCCGcgacgacgaggaggcggcggcgccgctCCTGGCCGCGCCCGCTTCGAGGAGCCACGCCGCCGACGTGCACGTCCTCTCCGCCGCCTTCGTGTGCTTGTTCTCCGCCTACAGCGCCGCCCAGAACCTCCAGAGCACCGTCAACGAC GAGGGCGACCTGGGCACCGTCTCCATGGGGGTCCTCTACACCTCCTTCACGCTCTTCGCGGCCGCGGCGTCGCCGGTGGTCAGGTGGCTGGGCGCCAGCCGCGCGCTCGTCATCGGCACCAGCGGCTATCTGCTCTTTATCCTCGCCAACCTGGTCCCGACATG GTATACAATGGTACCAGCTTCACTGTACCTGGGTTTTACCGCATCAATCATTTGGGTTGGGCAG GGCACATATCTTACTTCTGCTGCCCTCAGTCATGCAAGGGACAACAGTTTGCCCGACGGTCCAACTTTAGGAAGCTTTAATGGAGAATTCTGGGGTGTGTTCGCTAGCACACAG GTCATTGGGAATTTGATCTCACTTGCTCTACTGAGAAATGGAAAG GATGGAGGAAGTATAACAGGAAAAAATCTGCTGTTTGTTGTGTTCCTTGGCTGCATGATTATCGGCATTGTATTGATGTGTTTACTGTCCAAAAGGGATGAGAAACGAGATAATGCTTCGACACACTCCTCATTTGGAGCTATGTTGAAGTATATTGTTGCCCCTCTCAAGGACCGAAGGATGATTCTTCTGATCCCTCTTATCGCATATTCAGGTTTACAACAGGCGTTTGTTTG GGCTGTATTCACAAAGAGTATTGTGACACCTGTGCTTGGCATATCTGGAGTCGGTGGCGCCATGGCAATTTATGGCGCATCTGATGTAGTT TGTTCATTGGTTGCTGGACGTTTTACCTCTGGGCTTCATTCAGCTACATTTATAGTGTCAGTTGGAGCTATTGTTCAGGCTGTGGTCCTGTTCTGGTTGCTTCTTTTTTACAG TCCAGTGGAGGGACTACTTGGTGCAGCGATTCCACTATTTATAGGTGCCTTATGGGGTGTTGGTGACGGAGTCTTGAACACACAGTTAAGCGCATTACTTGGGTTGCTGTTCGAGGATGTCAAG GAAGCAGCTTTTGCACAGTTGAAGGTTTGGCAATCAGGTGCCATTGCAGTCATCTTCTTCTTGAGCCCAAGCATCACACTACAAGCAATGCTTATCTTGATGGCCGCGTCACTCGTCGTCTCCTTTGGCTTGTTCCTGTTACTTACCCTTGTTGTCGAGAAGCCATCAAGCATCAGAGCGTGA
- the LOC123119715 gene encoding UNC93-like protein 3 isoform X1: MGSTATGPELAASHDDEEAAPLVSAAGDGRRGAGTASQTRDLHLLSLAFFFVFLAYHAAQNLQSTVNTDGNLGSISLGLLYTSFTAFSVVGSPVVRGMGSSRALVLGTSGYLLFIAANLAPSWYTMVPASLYLGFTASIIWVGQGTYLTSAALSHARDNSLPDGPTLGSFNGEFWGVFASTQVIGNLISLALLRNGKDGGSITGKNLLFVVFLGCMIIGIVLMCLLSKRDEKRDNASTHSSFGAMLKYIVAPLKDRRMILLIPLIAYSGLQQAFVWAVFTKSIVTPVLGISGVGGAMAIYGASDVVCSLVAGRFTSGLHSATFIVSVGAIVQAVVLFWLLLFYSPVEGLLGAAIPLFIGALWGVGDGVLNTQLSALLGLLFEDVKEAAFAQLKVWQSGAIAVIFFLSPSITLQAMLILMAASLVVSFGLFLLLTLVVEKPSSIRA, translated from the exons ATGGGCTCCACAGCGACCGGACCCGAGCTCGCGGCGTCCCACGACGACGAGGAGGCGGCTCCCCTCGTCTCCGCCGCCGGAGACGGCCGCCGCGGCGCAGGCACAGCGTCGCAGACCCGCGACCTCCACCTCCTCAGCCtggccttcttcttcgtcttcctcgcctaCCACGCCGCCCAGAACCTCCAGAGCACCGTCAACACG GACGGCAATTTGGGGTCGATATCGCTGGGCTTGCTGTACACGTCGTTCACGGCGTTCTCGGTGGTGGGTTCGCCGGTGGTGCGGGGGATGGGGTCCAGCCGGGCGCTCGTGCTCGGCACCTCCGGCTACCTCCTCTTCATCGCCGCCAACCTCGCCCCCTCCTG GTATACAATGGTACCAGCTTCACTGTACCTGGGTTTTACCGCATCAATCATTTGGGTTGGGCAG GGCACATATCTTACTTCTGCTGCCCTCAGTCATGCAAGGGACAACAGTTTGCCCGACGGTCCAACTTTAGGAAGCTTTAATGGAGAATTCTGGGGTGTGTTCGCTAGCACACAG GTCATTGGGAATTTGATCTCACTTGCTCTACTGAGAAATGGAAAG GATGGAGGAAGTATAACAGGAAAAAATCTGCTGTTTGTTGTGTTCCTTGGCTGCATGATTATCGGCATTGTATTGATGTGTTTACTGTCCAAAAGGGATGAGAAACGAGATAATGCTTCGACACACTCCTCATTTGGAGCTATGTTGAAGTATATTGTTGCCCCTCTCAAGGACCGAAGGATGATTCTTCTGATCCCTCTTATCGCATATTCAGGTTTACAACAGGCGTTTGTTTG GGCTGTATTCACAAAGAGTATTGTGACACCTGTGCTTGGCATATCTGGAGTCGGTGGCGCCATGGCAATTTATGGCGCATCTGATGTAGTT TGTTCATTGGTTGCTGGACGTTTTACCTCTGGGCTTCATTCAGCTACATTTATAGTGTCAGTTGGAGCTATTGTTCAGGCTGTGGTCCTGTTCTGGTTGCTTCTTTTTTACAG TCCAGTGGAGGGACTACTTGGTGCAGCGATTCCACTATTTATAGGTGCCTTATGGGGTGTTGGTGACGGAGTCTTGAACACACAGTTAAGCGCATTACTTGGGTTGCTGTTCGAGGATGTCAAG GAAGCAGCTTTTGCACAGTTGAAGGTTTGGCAATCAGGTGCCATTGCAGTCATCTTCTTCTTGAGCCCAAGCATCACACTACAAGCAATGCTTATCTTGATGGCCGCGTCACTCGTCGTCTCCTTTGGCTTGTTCCTGTTACTTACCCTTGTTGTCGAGAAGCCATCAAGCATCAGAGCGTGA